A DNA window from Pleurocapsa sp. PCC 7319 contains the following coding sequences:
- the rimK gene encoding 30S ribosomal protein S6--L-glutamate ligase: protein MKIAILSQDASLYSTRRLAEAGKEQGHQMRVIPYLRCYMNITSSKPSIIFNGNPLENFDAIIPRIGASRTFYGTAVVRQFEVMNVFSANESQAISRSRDKLRCLQILAREGVGLPVTGFAHATQDIDGLIETVGGAPLVIKLLEGTQGIGVVLAETYQAAKSVIEAFRGLDANILVQEYIKEAGGADLRCFVIGNEVVAAMKRQGVKGEFRSNLHRGGEAEKIKLSIEERTTAIKAATAMGLNVAGVDLLRSNHGPVVMEVNSSPGLQGIEKATKVDVAGKIIEYVVQNASKTDDTKELIKY from the coding sequence ATGAAAATTGCCATTTTGTCCCAAGATGCTTCTCTATATTCCACCAGAAGATTGGCAGAAGCAGGGAAAGAACAAGGACATCAAATGCGAGTAATTCCCTATTTACGTTGCTATATGAATATTACTTCTAGTAAACCTAGTATTATTTTTAATGGTAATCCGCTAGAAAATTTCGACGCTATTATTCCTCGCATCGGCGCATCTAGAACCTTTTACGGTACTGCTGTGGTACGTCAGTTTGAAGTTATGAACGTTTTCAGTGCCAATGAATCTCAAGCTATTTCCCGCAGTCGCGATAAGCTACGCTGTTTACAAATTCTCGCTCGAGAAGGAGTTGGCCTACCCGTAACTGGCTTTGCTCATGCCACCCAAGATATAGATGGTTTAATTGAGACAGTGGGAGGAGCACCATTAGTGATTAAACTTTTAGAAGGAACTCAAGGAATAGGGGTAGTTTTAGCAGAAACTTATCAAGCTGCCAAGTCAGTAATTGAGGCATTTCGAGGCTTGGATGCCAATATTTTAGTGCAAGAATATATTAAGGAAGCTGGAGGGGCAGATTTACGTTGCTTTGTGATTGGAAATGAAGTAGTCGCTGCTATGAAACGTCAAGGGGTAAAAGGAGAATTTCGTTCTAATTTACATCGTGGTGGTGAAGCAGAAAAAATCAAGCTTTCTATCGAAGAAAGAACAACGGCAATTAAAGCAGCTACAGCCATGGGATTAAATGTGGCAGGGGTAGATTTACTCCGTTCTAATCATGGTCCTGTAGTCATGGAGGTAAATTCTTCTCCAGGTTTGCAGGGAATTGAAAAAGCTACTAAAGTCGATGTGGCAGGAAAAATTATTGAATATGTGGTGCAAAATGCTTCCAAAACTGATGATACCAAAGAACTAATCAAGTACTAA
- a CDS encoding LuxR C-terminal-related transcriptional regulator yields the protein MFNDNNDLINPTRLLFELQNIECLNQSLSGCLQAEAIATKITDGLVDRFNCSFVRIWLVENDCTALRLVASSGLYTRLDGDFARVPMGAYKVGKIAQHCIPFLSNQLAEESWVKDRQWAIKNKICGFAGLPLAIAGKAIGVLAVFSHQPMEAEFLEALRILCSSVAVALNNAQIYQQKSQAQVNSLNSELSICTPLSEQISIVLTNVRLILVGTEKPLNTSHNYILLKTAETLKVNNCSYCRLTYESDHLYLEAMLVLDPHIEPEAIFSDMNFAINNLDGQLHTDFSANNIMQIKLSLPYEPQPKTHPNLSHREQEVIQLLAEGLRDREIAQKLYISDRTVKFHINNVVTKLNARTRIQAIHKAYSQGHLN from the coding sequence GTGTTTAATGACAATAATGACCTAATCAATCCAACTCGACTATTATTTGAACTACAAAACATTGAGTGCCTAAATCAAAGTTTGTCTGGCTGTCTTCAAGCTGAAGCGATCGCAACTAAGATCACAGATGGTTTAGTGGATAGATTCAACTGTTCTTTTGTGCGTATTTGGCTAGTAGAAAACGATTGTACTGCACTAAGGCTAGTAGCATCCTCTGGGTTGTACACTCGTTTGGATGGTGATTTTGCTAGAGTACCAATGGGTGCTTATAAAGTAGGGAAAATTGCCCAGCATTGTATTCCATTTTTGAGCAATCAATTAGCAGAAGAATCTTGGGTAAAGGATCGTCAGTGGGCGATAAAGAACAAGATTTGTGGCTTTGCCGGTTTACCTCTAGCTATTGCAGGTAAGGCAATTGGGGTGCTAGCTGTATTTAGTCATCAACCAATGGAAGCCGAGTTTTTAGAAGCATTAAGAATACTTTGTAGTTCGGTAGCTGTAGCTTTAAATAATGCTCAAATATATCAACAGAAATCCCAAGCGCAAGTGAATAGCCTTAACTCAGAATTATCGATCTGTACTCCTCTTTCCGAGCAAATATCAATTGTCTTGACGAATGTTCGTTTAATCTTGGTTGGCACAGAAAAACCTTTAAATACTTCTCATAACTACATTTTATTAAAAACTGCAGAAACTCTCAAAGTTAACAACTGTAGCTATTGTCGTTTAACTTATGAGAGCGATCACCTCTATTTAGAAGCAATGTTAGTCTTAGATCCCCATATAGAACCAGAAGCTATCTTTAGCGATATGAATTTTGCTATTAATAACCTTGATGGTCAATTACATACTGATTTTTCCGCCAATAATATAATGCAAATTAAACTATCTCTTCCCTATGAACCTCAACCCAAAACTCATCCCAATCTTTCTCATCGAGAACAGGAAGTCATCCAACTTTTAGCAGAGGGCTTACGCGATCGCGAAATTGCCCAAAAACTATATATTAGCGATCGCACTGTCAAGTTTCACATTAACAACGTCGTAACTAAATTAAATGCCCGCACTCGTATCCAAGCCATACACAAAGCATATTCTCAGGGTCATTTAAATTAA
- a CDS encoding MSMEG_0570 family nitrogen starvation response protein, producing MPEINFNIQWPDGTQQSCYSPSLVVKKYFTPGETYELTEFVAQSRTALNIASDRVQEAYGFPCSRALGQLKQIESKAAEYKKLSQPKVLFIDFTE from the coding sequence ATGCCTGAAATAAACTTTAATATCCAATGGCCAGATGGTACACAACAAAGCTGCTATTCTCCCTCTTTAGTCGTAAAAAAATACTTTACACCTGGTGAAACATACGAATTAACTGAGTTTGTTGCCCAATCTCGTACCGCCCTAAATATTGCCAGCGATCGCGTTCAAGAAGCCTATGGTTTTCCCTGTAGTAGAGCCTTGGGACAGCTCAAACAAATAGAATCTAAAGCAGCTGAATACAAAAAACTTTCCCAACCCAAAGTACTGTTTATAGATTTTACGGAGTGA
- a CDS encoding MSMEG_0565 family glycosyltransferase, with protein sequence MKKSLNIALFTYSTKPRGGVIHTIELAEALQAEGHQVCIYALNKDNIGFYRPLSCPSRLIPTKPAADHQLLLQRKQNYLNSEIDNKNLDPVDKLIKQRIQEFIAYLNQESEQYDIYHSQDCISANALQVLRERGMIPHFIRTVHHIDEFNSPYLQECHDRSIVEPDLCLCVSRYWQQQLIKQYQVEAPIIINGVDTSKFSSKFNGQESRLKQQLGISGNPVYLTIGGIEPRKNSLKLLQAFIQVLKTHPQAQLIIAGGETLFDYEPYRLKFFDLAQQNKIKIGESLILPGVMADRDIPVLYRCVDAFVFPSVKEGWGLVLLEAIASGLPIITSNILPFTEFLSHKSALLVDSNSSQAIAIAMLDILNKNLTQKLIENSVAIPAQYSWQQSAQLHLKHYLKLFPNN encoded by the coding sequence ATGAAGAAATCATTAAATATTGCTCTATTTACTTACTCGACAAAACCTAGAGGTGGAGTAATCCATACAATAGAATTAGCTGAAGCATTGCAAGCAGAAGGACATCAAGTTTGCATCTATGCTTTGAATAAAGATAATATTGGCTTTTATCGCCCTCTAAGTTGTCCTAGTAGATTAATTCCTACGAAACCAGCAGCAGATCACCAATTATTGTTACAGAGAAAACAGAATTATCTCAACAGTGAAATAGATAACAAAAATTTAGATCCAGTTGATAAACTAATAAAGCAAAGAATCCAGGAGTTTATTGCTTATTTAAACCAAGAATCAGAGCAGTACGATATTTATCATTCTCAAGACTGCATTAGCGCTAATGCCTTACAAGTCCTACGCGAACGGGGAATGATTCCTCATTTTATCCGCACTGTACATCACATCGATGAATTTAATAGTCCTTATCTACAAGAGTGTCACGATCGTTCCATTGTAGAGCCAGACTTATGTTTATGTGTTTCTCGATATTGGCAGCAGCAACTAATAAAACAATATCAAGTAGAGGCACCAATAATTATTAATGGCGTTGATACTAGTAAATTTTCTAGTAAGTTTAATGGTCAAGAGTCGAGATTAAAACAGCAACTGGGAATTAGTGGCAATCCTGTTTATTTAACCATAGGTGGAATTGAACCCCGAAAAAACTCCTTAAAACTATTACAGGCTTTTATTCAAGTATTGAAAACTCATCCTCAAGCTCAGCTAATTATCGCTGGTGGGGAAACTTTGTTTGATTACGAACCCTATCGCCTAAAATTCTTTGATCTTGCTCAACAAAATAAAATTAAGATTGGAGAGTCTCTAATTTTACCTGGAGTGATGGCAGATCGAGATATTCCAGTTTTATATCGCTGTGTTGATGCCTTTGTCTTTCCATCTGTGAAAGAAGGATGGGGGCTAGTATTACTTGAAGCGATCGCATCAGGATTACCGATAATTACCTCCAATATTCTTCCCTTCACTGAATTTCTCAGCCATAAGTCAGCTTTGCTTGTAGATTCTAACTCCAGTCAAGCGATCGCGATCGCTATGCTTGATATATTAAATAAAAACCTTACTCAAAAACTAATCGAAAATAGCGTAGCCATTCCTGCTCAATACTCCTGGCAACAATCAGCACAACTCCATTTAAAGCACTACCTTAAACTTTTCCCCAACAATTAA
- a CDS encoding sll0787 family AIR synthase-like protein produces the protein MSDRPAINLEQLAAKLKQSLGIIQKQDIQVVSQILGLQANNQIRVGDDCAAIPDGDGYLLLAAEGMWHVLVKEDPWFAGWCAVMVNVSDIAAMGGRAIAIVDTIWTENTTKAIPLLEGMKAAAQAFNVPVVGGHTNFKSGYNALSVSILGRAQKLISSFAAQPGDLLVAVVDLQGEMHPKFPFWNAATKAAPNRLQENIKILPYLAENNLCNAGKDISMGGIVGTLLMLIEASQCGAILNLDSIIGPDKIAFDIWLLCFPSYGFLLSIHPQHIDIVKRQFAEKSISCNVVGEITLGSELILKSKKQSYIFWNFNTNKFFQL, from the coding sequence ATGAGCGATCGCCCTGCAATCAATCTCGAACAGCTAGCAGCAAAACTCAAACAATCATTAGGGATAATTCAAAAGCAAGATATCCAGGTTGTCAGTCAAATTTTAGGTTTACAAGCAAATAATCAGATTCGAGTTGGAGATGATTGCGCTGCTATCCCCGATGGAGATGGTTATTTACTGTTGGCGGCCGAAGGTATGTGGCACGTATTGGTAAAGGAAGATCCTTGGTTTGCGGGGTGGTGTGCAGTAATGGTCAACGTAAGCGATATTGCAGCAATGGGAGGACGAGCGATCGCTATTGTGGACACAATTTGGACAGAGAATACTACCAAAGCTATACCATTACTAGAAGGAATGAAAGCTGCTGCTCAAGCTTTTAATGTGCCAGTTGTAGGAGGACATACAAATTTTAAAAGTGGCTACAATGCTTTAAGTGTATCTATTTTAGGACGTGCGCAAAAGTTAATCAGTAGTTTTGCAGCCCAACCTGGAGATTTATTAGTTGCTGTCGTAGATCTTCAGGGAGAGATGCACCCGAAATTTCCTTTTTGGAATGCTGCAACCAAGGCCGCTCCCAATAGATTACAGGAAAATATAAAAATTCTTCCTTACTTGGCGGAGAATAATTTATGTAATGCAGGAAAAGATATCAGTATGGGGGGAATTGTTGGCACATTATTAATGTTAATTGAAGCTTCTCAATGCGGAGCAATTTTAAATTTAGATAGTATTATTGGTCCTGATAAAATAGCTTTTGATATTTGGCTTTTATGCTTTCCTAGTTATGGATTTTTGCTATCAATTCATCCCCAGCATATAGATATAGTGAAGAGACAATTTGCAGAAAAATCAATCTCTTGTAATGTAGTAGGAGAAATCACTCTAGGCTCTGAGTTAATACTTAAATCTAAAAAGCAATCCTATATATTTTGGAATTTCAATACAAATAAATTTTTCCAATTATAA
- a CDS encoding RimK/LysX family protein — translation MKKAKDRTQQLPIIGWREILSLPELNVDHVKAKIDTGARSSALHAFHCQEFKLQDRSMIRFQIHPIQHNNQQTILAEAELLEYRKVRNSGGQAQIRPVILTPIKLGEHQWQVELTLTNRDVMGFRMLLGRQAVRNRFLVNPGKSFLQSEYANPYSVNQY, via the coding sequence ATGAAAAAAGCTAAAGATAGAACTCAACAATTACCAATTATTGGTTGGCGAGAAATACTATCATTGCCAGAGCTAAATGTCGATCATGTTAAAGCCAAAATTGATACAGGAGCACGTTCTTCTGCACTACATGCCTTCCATTGCCAAGAATTTAAATTGCAAGATAGATCGATGATTCGCTTTCAAATTCATCCCATTCAACACAACAACCAACAAACTATCTTGGCTGAAGCAGAATTACTCGAATATCGTAAAGTTCGTAATTCTGGGGGACAAGCCCAAATTAGACCAGTAATTTTGACTCCAATCAAATTAGGAGAGCATCAATGGCAAGTGGAATTAACTTTAACCAATCGTGATGTTATGGGGTTTAGGATGTTGTTAGGAAGACAAGCGGTACGCAATCGCTTTTTAGTTAATCCTGGTAAATCCTTTTTGCAAAGTGAATATGCTAACCCATATTCTGTAAATCAATATTAA